Proteins encoded by one window of Candidatus Aramenus sp. CH1:
- a CDS encoding endonuclease III domain-containing protein gives MRLLEILEENKGLLVKMGWIVGDATSYKWWGGLDTPDKIAISAFLVQMTKWETVKRVIERLEARGIHKVEDISSLSLEELDELIKAVNFHRTKAIRLTKFSIKVKEFGGLQKLLKVENRELLLSMEGVGEETADSLLLFAGNNLVLPQTEYLRRVLGRVLGKEMRKREAKEEAEKFLLRDLYYYKLFHAGMVSVGKAFCRLTSPKCEGCVFKGLCKYINL, from the coding sequence GTGAGACTTCTTGAGATTCTAGAGGAGAACAAGGGACTCTTGGTCAAGATGGGTTGGATCGTGGGAGACGCAACGTCGTACAAGTGGTGGGGGGGCCTAGATACCCCAGATAAGATAGCCATATCTGCCTTCCTTGTTCAAATGACGAAGTGGGAGACTGTAAAGAGGGTAATTGAGAGGCTAGAGGCGAGGGGGATACATAAGGTAGAGGACATCTCCTCCCTTTCCCTTGAGGAACTGGACGAGTTGATCAAGGCCGTGAACTTCCACAGGACGAAGGCAATAAGGCTCACTAAGTTCTCCATTAAGGTCAAGGAGTTTGGGGGTCTGCAGAAACTCCTAAAGGTAGAAAACAGGGAGCTCTTGCTCTCAATGGAGGGAGTTGGCGAGGAGACTGCAGATTCCCTCCTACTATTTGCCGGGAACAACTTAGTCCTACCTCAGACCGAGTACTTGAGGAGGGTACTGGGAAGGGTCTTGGGCAAGGAAATGAGGAAGAGGGAAGCGAAGGAGGAAGCAGAGAAGTTCCTACTAAGGGATCTGTACTACTATAAGCTCTTTCACGCGGGAATGGTAAGCGTGGGAAAGGCCTTCTGTAGGCTTACCTCTCCAAAGTGCGAGGGATGCGTTTTTAAGGGTTTGTGCAAATATATTAATTTATGA
- a CDS encoding polysaccharide biosynthesis protein, whose protein sequence is MADILIIASGGGHTGFARAVAQYLEQRVDFVIPKGDENSRKVLSPYAEKIYEVEKGIEPNSFSALKLLKSFALSSRIRKYKVVVATGSNHSLFPSFFQFLKGAKVFAIESQDRIVTRGKAVSVISKYSKAVFLHWEEQKDLYKNGLVVGPIVEKPKYESRDEGYVLVTAGTEGFLRLFDKVAELGVKNVVMQTGKVDPSKYKREGWRVFSFDPDLERYIANASLVLTHQGKTAMEAVVMYGKPTAIVYNSSLVKATTEKDVELYAKILGARFLPDPVFWRSNEDLLEFLERPTKPKSFTPGTGKLAKVVLSETS, encoded by the coding sequence GCGGAGGGGGGCACACGGGTTTTGCGAGGGCGGTAGCGCAGTACTTGGAGCAAAGGGTTGACTTCGTCATCCCCAAGGGCGACGAGAACAGCAGGAAAGTCCTCTCCCCCTACGCGGAGAAGATCTACGAGGTGGAGAAAGGCATAGAGCCCAACTCCTTTTCGGCGTTGAAGTTGTTAAAGTCCTTCGCCTTGAGCTCAAGGATAAGGAAGTATAAGGTGGTGGTAGCCACTGGGTCTAACCATTCCTTGTTCCCTTCCTTCTTCCAGTTCTTGAAGGGGGCTAAGGTCTTTGCCATCGAGAGCCAGGACAGGATAGTGACCAGGGGTAAGGCAGTGAGCGTGATATCCAAGTACTCTAAGGCAGTGTTCTTGCACTGGGAGGAGCAGAAGGACCTTTACAAGAACGGCCTAGTGGTTGGGCCAATAGTGGAGAAGCCGAAGTACGAGTCAAGGGACGAGGGTTATGTTCTGGTCACGGCTGGTACAGAGGGGTTCCTTAGGCTGTTCGACAAAGTGGCTGAACTGGGCGTGAAGAACGTGGTCATGCAGACGGGAAAGGTGGACCCAAGCAAGTACAAGAGGGAAGGGTGGAGGGTCTTCTCCTTTGACCCAGACCTAGAGAGGTACATAGCAAACGCCTCTCTTGTGCTAACCCATCAGGGGAAGACGGCCATGGAGGCAGTAGTTATGTATGGCAAGCCAACGGCAATAGTCTACAACAGCAGTCTAGTTAAGGCCACCACAGAGAAGGACGTGGAGCTGTACGCCAAGATCTTGGGAGCCAGGTTTCTCCCAGACCCCGTCTTCTGGAGAAGTAACGAGGATTTGCTGGAGTTCTTGGAGAGGCCTACTAAGCCAAAGTCGTTTACACCGGGCACTGGAAAGCTGGCAAAAGTGGTCCTAAGTGAGACTTCTTGA